Proteins co-encoded in one Papaver somniferum cultivar HN1 chromosome 5, ASM357369v1, whole genome shotgun sequence genomic window:
- the LOC113281794 gene encoding uncharacterized protein LOC113281794 isoform X2: MKDMEVGREEEQDGLSVHSPSQAPPSSASSLPKSEVELELRLLEALEIYPLTKLQGIHRHFILYGLMEYLRRSFDRPFSPDEVLQLLDRFYNLDMLKSDEEEVEILNQEEDFSLPQSYFIKEDS; the protein is encoded by the exons atgaaAGATATGGAAGTTGGACGGGAAGAGGAACAAGATGGTTTGTCAGTACATTCACCAAGTCAAGCTCCACCTTCATCAGCATCTTCTCTTCCAAAG tcggaGGTTGAATTGGAACTGAGATTGTTAGAAGCACTTGAAATATATCCTCTGACCAAATTGCAAG GTATACATCGGCACTTCATTCTTTACGGTTTAATGGAATATTTGAGAAGAAG CTTTGATCGACCGTTCTCTCCAGATGAGGTATTACAATTGCTGGATCGTTTTTACAATCTGGATATGCTG AAGTCTGATGAAGAGGAGGTGGAAATTCTGAATCAAGAGGAAGACTTTAGCTTACCACAGAGCTACTTTATAAAGGAAGACTCCTAA
- the LOC113281794 gene encoding uncharacterized protein LOC113281794 isoform X3, whose amino-acid sequence MKDMEVGREEEQDGLSVHSPSQAPPSSASSLPKEQSEVELELRLLEALEIYPLTKLQGIHRHFILYGLMEYLRRSFDRPFSPDEKSDEEEVEILNQEEDFSLPQSYFIKEDS is encoded by the exons atgaaAGATATGGAAGTTGGACGGGAAGAGGAACAAGATGGTTTGTCAGTACATTCACCAAGTCAAGCTCCACCTTCATCAGCATCTTCTCTTCCAAAG gaacagtcggaGGTTGAATTGGAACTGAGATTGTTAGAAGCACTTGAAATATATCCTCTGACCAAATTGCAAG GTATACATCGGCACTTCATTCTTTACGGTTTAATGGAATATTTGAGAAGAAG CTTTGATCGACCGTTCTCTCCAGATGAG AAGTCTGATGAAGAGGAGGTGGAAATTCTGAATCAAGAGGAAGACTTTAGCTTACCACAGAGCTACTTTATAAAGGAAGACTCCTAA
- the LOC113281793 gene encoding ribosome biogenesis protein WDR12 homolog yields the protein MAYEEDVETRRVQVRFVTKLQAPLKAPTTSIAIPSDLTRLGLSSVVNNLIKAGNSDWEPQPFDFLIDGELVRMSLEQFLLAKGISAEKVLEIEYIKAVAPRKQEDPCLHDDWVSAVSGSNPGFILTGCYDGFGRVWKGGSCTHILEGHGDAITSISIINQKGAKSSLTTHVATASKDRTVRLWKFDAEEPTNNVRAFKILRGHSSSVQSVAPQPSGEMVCSGSWDSTINLWQTNESDSDGDLVSVKKRKVNSKVEESQLEGEAVSSLVGHTQCVSSVVWPEERTIYSASWDHSIRSWDVETGRDVLSLFCGKVLNDLDVGGDSSALIAAGGSDPVLRIWDPRKSGSSAPVLQFASHSSWITACKWHDSSRQHLLSSSYDGKVMLWDLRTAWPLAVIESHKDKVLCADWWGGDSVVSGGADSNLCISSEVSIL from the exons ATGGCGTATGAGGAAGATGTTGAGACTAGGCGAGTTCAAGTCCGTTTCGTGACAAAGCTTCAGGCTCCTTTGAAAGCTCCTACCACATCTATTGCCATCCCTTCCGACCTTACAAGATTGGGTCTTTCTTCGGTTGTCAATAATCTTATCAAAGCTG GAAATTCTGATTGGGAACCTCAACCCTTTGACTTTCTCATCGATGGGGAGCTTGTCCGGATGTCACTTGAACAGTTTCTTCTTGCCAAGGGCATTTCTGCG GAAAAAGTACTTGAAATTGAATACATAAAGGCAGTAGCACCACGAAAACAGGAAGATCCATGTCTGCATGACGATTGGGTCAGTGCGGTCAGTGGTTCTAATCCAGG GTTTATTTTGACAGGGTGCTATGACGGTTTTGGAAG GGTGTGGAAAGGTGGATCATGTACCCATATACTGGAGGGACATGGGGATGCTATTACGTCTATTAGTATCATCAATCAGAAAG GTGCTAAGAGCAGCTTGACCACACATGTAGCTACTGCTTCTAAAGATAGGACAGTGAGGCTGTGGAAG TTTGACGCAGAGGAGCCCACTAATAACGTTAGAGCTTTTAAAATCCTGCGAGGGCACTCATCGTCTGTGCAAAGTGTTGCACCACAACCCTCTGGAGAAATG GTATGTTCTGGTTCTTGGGATTCTACAATCAACTTGTGGCAGACAAATGAGTCTGATTCAGACGGTGACTTGGTCTCAGTAAAGAAGAGAAAAGTGAACTCTAAGGTTGAGGAATCCCAGCTTGAG GGGGAAGCTGTGAGCTCACTTGTTGGCCATACACAATGTGTGTCTAGTGTTGTCTGGCCAGAAGAGCGAACTATATATTCTGCATCATGGGATCATTCCATCAGAAGTTGGGATGTTGAAACAGGCAGAGATGTCTTGAGCTTG TTCTGCGGGAAAGTTCTCAACGACCTTGATGTTGGAGGTGATAGCTCTGCGCTCATTGCTGCCGGTGGTTCTGATCCTGTTTTAAGAATATGGGATCCTCGAAAATCAG GTTCTTCAGCGCCTGTCCTGCAGTTTGCATCTCATTCTTCCTGGATCACTGCTTGCAAGTGGCATGACAGCTCGCGGCAACATCTACTCTCATCATCTTATGATGGGAAGGTGATGCTATGGGATTTACGAACTGCG TGGCCTCTGGCAGTAATAGAATCTCACAAAGATAAG GTATTATGTGCTGACTGGTGGGGCGGCGATAGTGTAGTCAGCGGCGGGGCAGATTCTAACCTTTGTATTTCTTCGGAAGTTTCCATCTTGTAG
- the LOC113281794 gene encoding uncharacterized protein LOC113281794 isoform X1: MKDMEVGREEEQDGLSVHSPSQAPPSSASSLPKEQSEVELELRLLEALEIYPLTKLQGIHRHFILYGLMEYLRRSFDRPFSPDEVLQLLDRFYNLDMLKSDEEEVEILNQEEDFSLPQSYFIKEDS, encoded by the exons atgaaAGATATGGAAGTTGGACGGGAAGAGGAACAAGATGGTTTGTCAGTACATTCACCAAGTCAAGCTCCACCTTCATCAGCATCTTCTCTTCCAAAG gaacagtcggaGGTTGAATTGGAACTGAGATTGTTAGAAGCACTTGAAATATATCCTCTGACCAAATTGCAAG GTATACATCGGCACTTCATTCTTTACGGTTTAATGGAATATTTGAGAAGAAG CTTTGATCGACCGTTCTCTCCAGATGAGGTATTACAATTGCTGGATCGTTTTTACAATCTGGATATGCTG AAGTCTGATGAAGAGGAGGTGGAAATTCTGAATCAAGAGGAAGACTTTAGCTTACCACAGAGCTACTTTATAAAGGAAGACTCCTAA